In Magnolia sinica isolate HGM2019 chromosome 12, MsV1, whole genome shotgun sequence, a single genomic region encodes these proteins:
- the LOC131221003 gene encoding protein CYSTEINE-RICH TRANSMEMBRANE MODULE 6-like, translating to MSHYEQHQAPQVYPPPAAYPPPGQAYPPQSYPPTAYVAAPPPMGYPANEGSGYPQQQVPVETKSRGDGFWKGCCAALCCCCVLDACF from the exons atgaGTCACTACGAACAACACCAAGCTCCACAAG TCTATCCGCCACCAGCCGCATATCCTCCGCCCGGCCAAGCCTACCCACCTCAATCATACCCTCCCACCGCATACGTGGCGGCACCGCCGCCGATGGGGTACCCCGCAAATGAAGGGTCTGGGTACCCCCAACAACAAGTTCCTGTAGAAACTAAGAGCAGAGGTGATGGATTTTGGAAAGGATG TTGTGCTGCCTTATGTTGCTGTTGCGTCTTGGATGCGTGCTTTTGA